Genomic window (Arcobacter sp. F2176):
TAACTGATGATTTCGCATCTTCTATTTGATTTCTAAATTTGTTAGCTTCTTCTTTCATATCTGATATATTTAATTCATTGTCTAGAGTAGATTTTGCATCTTCAAGACCACTTTTAAACTTCTTAAAAAATCGTGCAACTGATACCATAGCATCAGGTAACTTCTCAGGGCCTAGTGCAATAATCGCAATAATCGCGATTAGCATAATTTCCATAAATCCCATTCCAAACATATAATGTCTCCATTTAATTATTAAAGGAAAGATTTTACCTTATTTTTGATAAAATCTATCTAATTATTTAAAAAGGTGTTAAATGAAATTATTAGTTTTACTTTTTGTGGGAATTATTTTATATTTTATAGCAAGAGGTTATAAAACAGAAAAGTTTGAAAATATTAAATTTAATATTAAAGAAAATTTTCAAGGAGATTTACTCCATCATGAAGCAGGTCTTTTAATTGCCCTTATGGCAAAAGTTGCAAAAGCTGATGGAAGTGTGTGTGAATTAGAAGCAGAAATGTTAAAACACACCTTTACTGATATTTCTAGTCATTTTGAAAATAGTGAAGAGATAAGAGATAGGTTGAAAAAAATATATAGTGATGAG
Coding sequences:
- the tatB gene encoding Sec-independent protein translocase protein TatB, which gives rise to MFGMGFMEIMLIAIIAIIALGPEKLPDAMVSVARFFKKFKSGLEDAKSTLDNELNISDMKEEANKFRNQIEDAKSSVTKFDDFDLGVKDILKDDKNDKDNKKSKKVSFKDEKVEDKIEEIKKVEEEDKETTSEIKPSDKFKIKKEIKEKEGDKA